The following proteins are encoded in a genomic region of Bombus pyrosoma isolate SC7728 linkage group LG1, ASM1482585v1, whole genome shotgun sequence:
- the LOC122569219 gene encoding histone H1A, sperm-like, with translation MEDKAGNSSVESAENTSSVKKTAKPKSTKSQRPKSSHPPTSEMVNAAIKELKDRKGSSLQAIKKYIASTYKVDGEKLAPFIKRYLKSAVTSGAVVQTKGKGASGSFKLSTIKSSESKKIHRTVKVSKLKKPKKSVEKKTSPIRKPVSPKKSNPPKKAEDAKKSTAVKKSTVKAAQKSEKVEKVKSVTESKAISKSKKTTKAPAAKTKTPKPKKAAASRTVKSAAKK, from the coding sequence atggaGGACAAAGCTGGGAATAGCTCTGTGGAAAGTGCGGAAAACACCAGTTCAGTGAAGAAGACAGCGAAGCCGAAATCTACAAAATCGCAGCGGCCAAAATCTTCGCACCCACCAACTTCTGAAATGGTAAACGCTGCCATTAAGGAACTAAAGGATCGTAAAGGATCATCTCTTCAAgcaattaagaaatatattgcaTCGACGTACAAGGTTGATGGAGAGAAATTGGCAccatttattaaaagatatttgaagTCGGCCGTTACCTCTGGCGCTGTTGTTCAGACAAAAGGTAAAGGTGCTTCTGGATCATTTAAACTGTCTACAATTAAGAGCTCTGAGTCGAAGAAGATACATCGAACTGTCAAAGTATCGAAACTGAAGAAACCCAAGAAATCCGTAGAGAAGAAAACGTCGCCAATTCGAAAACCTGTGTCGCCGAAGAAGTCGAATCCCCCAAAGAAGGCCGAAGATGCTAAGAAATCGACAGCTGTGAAAAAATCTACTGTCAAAGCAGCTCAGAAATCTGAGAAAGTTGAAAAAGTTAAATCTGTAACTGAATCTAAGGCTATATCAAAGAGCAAAAAGACAACTAAAGCACCAGCAGCTAAGACAAAAACCCCAAAACCGAAGAAAGCCGCGGCTTCTAGAACGGTGAAATCGGCagcaaaaaaataa
- the LOC122569233 gene encoding histone H2A-like: MSSRGKGGKTKAKGKSSRSFKAGLQFPVSRIHRLLRKGNYAERVGSGAPVYLAAVMEYLAAEVLELTGNAARDNKKSRIIPRHVQLAIRNDEELNKLLCGVTITQGGVLPNIQAALLPRKTEKKA; encoded by the coding sequence ATGTCCAGTCGTGGAAAAGGAGGGAAAACAAAGGCGAAGGGAAAGTCATCCCGTTCGTTCAAAGCGGGACTCCAATTTCCTGTTAGTCGTATCCATAGACTTCTGAGGAAAGGTAATTACGCCGAACGCGTAGGATCCGGTGCTCCTGTCTACCTGGCTGCAGTTATGGAATATTTGGCTGCTGAAGTTCTGGAATTGACTGGAAATGCAGCACGAGACAATAAAAAATCCAGAATCATACCCAGACACGTTCAACTCGCCATCCGTAATGACGAGGAATTGAACAAATTACTATGTGGAGTCACCATCACTCAAGGAGGTGTTTTGCCAAACATTCAAGCGGCACTTTTGCCAAGAAAAACGGAGAAGAAGGCATAA